In one Rutidosis leptorrhynchoides isolate AG116_Rl617_1_P2 chromosome 8, CSIRO_AGI_Rlap_v1, whole genome shotgun sequence genomic region, the following are encoded:
- the LOC139863948 gene encoding uncharacterized protein, whose translation MDGRTRKPGPDPGVLLRVSEHFLLRRHYEDCRKYALQAQQINPNFTGVTEILAVADVLLAAKPRTSTTTLPDWYEIMQVDRFSQNAYQIRQKFYYLYGILNPSNNKFPFADEAFDTLRDAWFVLSNPVKKVEYDDLLKKLLDNDENLNGKRDDFAFWTVCPYCYYVYEYPRVYLECCLRCPNEKCSKAFTCVEIDRPSVEVIKEGRYICTGFLPVGLQNGNWNPYVPLSNEQVNANVNVNGSDDAGKFVEMMMMMMMMMMMMMMMMTVVLMVLRSRVINRLM comes from the coding sequence ATGGACGGAAGGACCCGAAAACCCGGTCCTGACCCGGGAGTCCTCCTCCGCGTCTCTGAACACTTCCTCCTTCGTCGGCATTACGAAGATTGCCGCAAATACGCACTTCAAGCTCAGCAAATTAACCCTAATTTCACCGGCGTTACTGAAATCCTCGCCGTCGCTGACGTATTACTCGCCGCGAAACCCCGTACATCCACTACAACCCTACCGGACTGGTACGAAATCATGCAAGTCGACCGTTTTTCACAAAATGCTTATCAAATTAGACAAAAGTTTTATTACTTGTACGGAATATTAAACCCTAGCAACAATAAATTCCCCTTTGCTGATGAAGCATTTGATACTTTGCGAGATGCGTGGTTTGTGTTATCAAATCCTGTTAAAAAGGTAGAGTATGATGATTTGCTTAAGAAATTATTGGATAATGATGAGAATTTGAATGGTAAGCGTGATGATTTTGCGTTTTGGACTGTTTGTCCGTACTGTTATTATGTGTATGAGTACCCTAGGGTTTATTTGGAGTGTTGTTTGAGGTGTCCAAATGAAAAGTGCTCGAAAGCGTTTACCTGTGTTGAAATCGATAGGCCTTCGGTTGAGGTTATCAAAGAAGGGAGGTATATTTGTACCGGTTTTTTGCCGGTAGGGTTACAGAACGGTAATTGGAATCCGTACGTACCATTGAGTAACGAGCAAGTGAATGCGAATGTGAATGTGAATGGTAGTGATGATGCTGGTAAGTTtgtagagatgatgatgatgatgatgatgatgatgatgatgatgatgatgatgatgacagtgGTGTTAATGGTGTTGAGATCAAGAGTGATAAATCGGTTAATGTAG